Proteins encoded by one window of Rubrobacter indicoceani:
- a CDS encoding aspartate aminotransferase family protein, whose protein sequence is MDTKNRVKPEELLQRKKAVLPDWVSLNYERPMELVRGEGFKVWDSEGNEYLDLFGGIVTTISGHNVPEIVEAVQEQAAKIMHSSTLYLIESQVKLAEKLIEKSPINGDQKVFFVGSGSEANEAALLFATHHRRSSEVIALRGSYHGGSFGTMGITGQASWRATSRSALDVSYAMNPHPSYSPLLEGMSPERRAESCAEDVRNLIESGTAGHIAAFIAEPIQGVGGFIEHPPGYLSRVKEILDEQGILFISDEVQTAFGRTGTNFWGIQNHDVEPDLITMAKGLGNGLAIGAVMGRAEIVDSLSGKLHISTFGGNHISAAGSLANIEYILKNDLQRNADEVGGYLKERLMKLSETHEMVGEVRGRGLMLAIELVAPDGSPDPKAAARFMEACRERGVLVGKGGLRSNAVRISPPLTLTREAAGEAADIFEEAVASIEASV, encoded by the coding sequence ATGGATACAAAGAACAGGGTAAAGCCGGAGGAGCTGCTGCAGCGGAAAAAGGCCGTTCTGCCGGACTGGGTCTCTCTTAACTACGAGCGTCCGATGGAGCTTGTGCGGGGCGAGGGTTTCAAGGTCTGGGACTCCGAGGGAAACGAGTACCTCGATCTCTTTGGTGGGATCGTAACGACGATAAGCGGGCACAACGTGCCGGAGATCGTCGAGGCCGTGCAGGAGCAGGCCGCAAAGATAATGCACTCTTCGACGCTGTACCTGATCGAGTCACAGGTAAAGCTCGCCGAGAAGCTGATCGAAAAGTCCCCGATAAACGGCGACCAGAAGGTTTTCTTTGTGGGGAGCGGCTCCGAGGCGAACGAGGCGGCGCTTCTGTTCGCGACGCACCACCGGCGGTCGAGCGAGGTGATTGCGCTCAGGGGCTCGTATCATGGCGGCTCGTTCGGGACGATGGGGATCACCGGGCAGGCTTCGTGGCGGGCGACGAGCCGCTCCGCCCTCGACGTGTCCTACGCCATGAACCCGCACCCGTCCTACAGCCCGCTCCTTGAAGGGATGTCGCCGGAGCGCCGGGCCGAATCCTGTGCCGAGGATGTAAGGAACCTTATAGAAAGCGGCACGGCGGGGCACATCGCCGCCTTTATCGCCGAACCGATACAGGGCGTCGGCGGGTTTATCGAGCACCCGCCCGGCTACCTCTCGCGTGTGAAGGAGATCCTCGACGAACAGGGTATCCTCTTTATCTCCGACGAGGTCCAGACGGCGTTCGGCAGGACGGGGACGAACTTCTGGGGCATCCAGAACCACGACGTGGAGCCGGACCTCATAACGATGGCGAAAGGACTCGGGAACGGGCTCGCCATAGGCGCGGTGATGGGACGGGCGGAGATCGTGGACTCGCTCTCCGGGAAGCTCCACATCTCGACCTTCGGCGGCAACCACATCTCCGCCGCCGGGTCGCTCGCAAACATCGAGTACATCCTTAAAAACGACCTCCAGCGCAACGCCGACGAGGTCGGCGGATACCTGAAAGAGCGTTTGATGAAGCTCTCCGAGACGCACGAGATGGTCGGCGAGGTGCGGGGCCGGGGCCTGATGCTCGCCATAGAGCTCGTCGCGCCGGACGGCTCGCCCGACCCGAAAGCCGCTGCTCGCTTTATGGAGGCCTGCCGGGAGCGGGGCGTGCTGGTCGGGAAGGGCGGCCTCAGAAGCAACGCGGTTCGCATCTCACCGCCGCTTACGCTGACCAGAGAAGCCGCCGGTGAAGCCGCCGACATCTTCGAAGAGGCCGTAGCCTCCATAGAGGCGAGCGTCTGA